GATTCCTCGCTACGTGCACGTGGTCGAGGAATTCCCGATGACGGTCACCGGCAAGATCCGCAAGGCGGAGATGCGGGAGCTGTCCAGGCGGCTGCTCGGGCTCGGCGAGGGTTGAGGTGGCGGGGTTCACCTGGGCGTGGACCGCGTGTCAGGCGGCGACTGTAGTGTCTCCGACGTGACGACAGCGCCCGAGACTGCCAGTGCAGAGTCCACACCCGCCGTGCCACGCTCCGACACCGCGGGCCCAGCCAGCGTGAACCGTCGTATCGCGGAGGAGCTCGCGGTGCGTGAGCCCCAGGTGCGCGCCGCCGTCGAGCTCCTCGACGCGGGCTCGACGGTGCCGTTCATCGCCCGGTACCGCAAGGAGGTCACCGGCGGACTGGACGACGCGCAGCTGCGCGTGCTCGAGGAACGTCTGCACTATCTGCGCGAACTCGACGAACGCCGCGCCTCGATCATCGAATCGATCCGCGGCCAAGGAAAACTCGACGACGCCCTGCACCGGCAGATCCTGCTCGCCGAGACCAAGGCCCGGCTCGAGGACATCTACCTGCCGTACAAGCCGAAGCGGCGCACGAAGGCGCAGATCGCGCGCGAGGCCGGGCACGAGCCGGTGGCCGATGCCCTGATCGAGGATCCGAACACCGATCCGGCGCAGTACACCGCCGAGCAACTCGACGGCGCGCGCGCCATCCTCGTCGAACGCTTCGCCGAGGACGCCGACCTGGTCGGCGAGTTGCGCGAACTGATGTGGAACCGCGGGCAGATCACCTCGACCGTGCGGGCGGGCAAGGAAGAAGCGGGCGCGAAGTTCGCCGACTATTTCGAGTTCAGCGAGCCGTTCGACAAGCTGCCCTCGCATCGCATCCTGGCGCTGCTGCGCGGCGAGAAGGAGGAGGTGCTCACGCTGCACCTCGAGCCGGACACCGAGGAGCCGCAGCCGGGCGAACGCACCGTCTACGAGGGCCGCATCGCCACGCGCTTCGGCATCGCCGACCGGGGCCGCCCCGCCGATTCCTGGCTGCTGGACACCGTGCGCTGGGCTTGGCGCACCAAGCTGCAGGTCAGCCTCGGCATCGACACCAGGATGCGACTGCGGCAGGCCGCGGAGAAGGACGCGGTCGACGTGTTCGCCGCGAACCTGCGCGACCTGCTGCTCGCCGCCCCCGCGGGCACCCGTACGACGATGGGTCTGGACCCGGGCTACCGCACCGGCGTGAAGGTCGCGGTGGTCGACGCCACCGGCAAGGTCGTCGCCACCGAGGTGATCTATCCGCACAAGCCGCAGGGCCAGACCGAGAAGTCGCTTGCGGTGCTGGGCGCGCTGGTCGCCCGATTCGGCGTGGAGCTCATCGCCATCGGCAACGGCACCGCCTCGCGCGAGACCGATGCCCTTGCCGCGGAATTGATCTCGCGGATCCCGGAGAACAAGCCCACCAAGATCGTGGTCTCCGAGGCGGGCGCGTCGGTGTACTCCGCCTCGGCCTACGCTTCGCAGGAGCTGCCCGACCTCGACGTCTCACTGCGCGGCGCGGTGTCGATCGCACGGCGGTTGCAGGACCCGCTGGCCGAGCTGGTGAAGATCGATCCGAAATCCATCGGCGTCGGCCAGTACCAGCACGACGTGTCCGAATCGCTGCTGGCCCGCTCGCTGGGCGCGGTGGTCGAGGACGCGGTGAACGCGGTCGGCGTCGACGTCAACACGGCCTCGGTGCCGCTGCTGTCGCGGGTGTCCGGCATCGCCGGGTCGGTGGCGGAGAGCATTGTGGCGCACCGGGACCAGAACGGCCCCTTCCGCAGCAGGACCGCGCTGCTCGACGTCCCGCGCCTGGGCCCGAAGGCGTTCGAGCAGTGCGCGGGCTTCCTGCGGATCCGCGGCGGCGACGATCCGCTGGATACCTCCGCGGTGCACCCGGAGGCGTATCCGGTGGTGCGGCGCATCCTCGAATCCACCGGCCGCGGCATCGCCGAGGTCATCGGGAACACCACGGTCCTGCGCTCGCTGCGCGCAGGCGATTTCACCGACGAGCGCTTCGGTGTCCCGACCGTCACCGACATCATCGCCGAGCTGGAGAAGCCGGGCCGCGACCCGCGTCCGGAGTTCAAGACCGCCGAGTTCGCCGCGGGCGTGGAGAAGGTCGCCGACCTGAAACCGGGCATGGTGCTCGAAGGTGTGGTGACCAACGTGGCCGCGTTCGGCGCGTTCGTCGACGTGGGCGTGCACCAGGACGGTCTGGTGCACGTCTCGGCCATGTCGCACAACTTCGTCAAGGATCCGCGCGAGGTGGTCAAGTCCGGCGACGTGGTCAAGGTCAAGGTGCTCGAGGTGGACGTGGCACGCCAGCGCATCGGCCTGTCGCTGCGCCTGGACGACGAGCCGGGCACACCCGCCAAGGGCGGCGACAACCGGCAGCGCGGTCAAGGCGGCCGATCCGACCAGGGTGGGCGCTCCGGAGGCGGCGAGCAGCGGCAGCGGCAGAATGGTCAGAACAGGCAACAGGGTCAGAACCGCAATCAAGGACAGGGGCGCGGCGGCAACCAGCGCCGGAACGCGCCCGCACCGAGCGGCGCGATGGCGGATGCGCTGCGCAGGGCGGGTTTCGGCCAGTAGTCCGGTGCGCGGGAGGGAGTAGCGGCCATGCGACGGTGGCTCCACGAGGACGTGATCGCCCAAGGGCGGCTGCCGTTGCTGTGCTTCCTCCTCGGATTCATCGTCGGATTCCTGTTCATCCGCGTCAGCGTCCGGCTCATCCGGGCGCGGGTGCGGTGGTGGCCGGGCAATCTGCGGGCCGGTGACACGCACATCCATCACATGGTGTTCGGGGTCATCCTGGTGCTCGCCTCCGGCGTCGGCATGGTCGCCCAGTACCAGAGCGCCGACACGGCCACGGCGAGCATCCTGGCCGCCTCCTTCGGTGTGGGCGCGGCGCTGGTCCTCGACGAGTTCGCGCTGATCTTCTATCTGCGCGACGTGTACTGGGAGGAGCAGGGACGCACGTCGGTGGACGCGGTCTTCGTCGCGCTCGCCGTCACGGGATTGCTGCTGCTGGGCTTCCACCCGCTGTGGATGCTGGACATCAACGATTTCCGGCGCGATCCGAGCACCGAGGTGCGCGCCTTCGTCGTCGCGTTCGCGGTCGTCAATCTCGCTCTGGCGGCGATCGTGATCGCCAAAGGGAAGATCTGGACCGGCCTGTTCGGCATGTTCTTCCTGCCCCTGCTGGTCGTCGGTGCGCTGCGGTTGAGCCGTCCGGGTGCGCCGTGGGCGCGCTGGCGTTACGCCGACCGCAGGCGCCTGAGGTACCGGGCGATCGTCCGCGAACGGCGCTATCGCCGCCCGGTCATCCGCGCGAAGATCTTCGTGCAGGACCTGGTCGCGGGAAAACCGGACGTCGAGCACGTCCGCACGGCGGCGGAAGCGGAACTCACCCGCACGGTCGTGCCCGCTCCGCCCGCCCCGCACCGGCACCACTCGCTCTGGCACGCCGACCACGTTTCACTACACACGCCCGGCTCGCCGCCCGCCCAGGACGCGATCTCCGGCGAACAGAATCGCTGAGAGCGGCGCATTCGGCGGAGATTCGACCTACCCTGCGCTATGCGTATACGTATACTGTGATCGTGGTGGATCCTCTGAGTCTCGCGGTCGGCGCCG
Above is a genomic segment from Nocardia sputorum containing:
- a CDS encoding Tex family protein → MPRSDTAGPASVNRRIAEELAVREPQVRAAVELLDAGSTVPFIARYRKEVTGGLDDAQLRVLEERLHYLRELDERRASIIESIRGQGKLDDALHRQILLAETKARLEDIYLPYKPKRRTKAQIAREAGHEPVADALIEDPNTDPAQYTAEQLDGARAILVERFAEDADLVGELRELMWNRGQITSTVRAGKEEAGAKFADYFEFSEPFDKLPSHRILALLRGEKEEVLTLHLEPDTEEPQPGERTVYEGRIATRFGIADRGRPADSWLLDTVRWAWRTKLQVSLGIDTRMRLRQAAEKDAVDVFAANLRDLLLAAPAGTRTTMGLDPGYRTGVKVAVVDATGKVVATEVIYPHKPQGQTEKSLAVLGALVARFGVELIAIGNGTASRETDALAAELISRIPENKPTKIVVSEAGASVYSASAYASQELPDLDVSLRGAVSIARRLQDPLAELVKIDPKSIGVGQYQHDVSESLLARSLGAVVEDAVNAVGVDVNTASVPLLSRVSGIAGSVAESIVAHRDQNGPFRSRTALLDVPRLGPKAFEQCAGFLRIRGGDDPLDTSAVHPEAYPVVRRILESTGRGIAEVIGNTTVLRSLRAGDFTDERFGVPTVTDIIAELEKPGRDPRPEFKTAEFAAGVEKVADLKPGMVLEGVVTNVAAFGAFVDVGVHQDGLVHVSAMSHNFVKDPREVVKSGDVVKVKVLEVDVARQRIGLSLRLDDEPGTPAKGGDNRQRGQGGRSDQGGRSGGGEQRQRQNGQNRQQGQNRNQGQGRGGNQRRNAPAPSGAMADALRRAGFGQ